The following DNA comes from Enterocloster bolteae.
GACTTGGTATTTCAAACATATTTGATGAGGTCGTAAAACTCACGGACAAGCCCATTACGGCAGTTGCAACGCATATTCATTGGGATCATATTGGAGGACACAAATATTTTCCGGATTTTTACGCTCATGCTGAAGAATTGGACTGGCTGAATGGCAAGTTCCCTTTATCCATAGAAACAATTAAAGAGATGGTTGCTGACCGCTGCAATTTACCTGACGGCTTTGATGTAAACGATTATGAGTTTTTTCAGGGGGTGCCGTCAAAGATTCTGACTGATCATGATATAATTGACCTTGGCGGGAGGCAGGTTGAAGTGTTTCATACGCCGGGACATTCACCTGGACATTTGTGTTTTTGGGAGAAAGATACAGGGTATTTATTTACAGGCGATTTGATTTACAAGGATATACTGTTTGCCTATTATCCATCTACCGACCCGGAGGCATATCTTAATTCACTAAAAAAGATTTCTTCCCTGCCGGTAAAGAAAGTATTTCCTGCCCATCATTCACTGGATATACAGCCGGAAATCTTATTTCGTATGCGAAAAGCATTTGAGCAGCTTGAAGCAGACGGAAAACTTCATCATGGCAGCGGCACATTTAACTATGGCGACTGGGGAGTATGGTTGTAAATCTCCCCCAGCCGTGATGTAACTTCCCATGCCAAATAATCAATGGTGCTGCCTCACAGAGCGCAAATCTATACATCTTCCCATAAACAACAAATGCGAATGGCCTAAGCCATTCGCAAGTTTCATAATTAGTATATACAGAAAAATCTCTATTCTATGTACTCTGTTCAATGGAGCATACGGGATTCGAACCCGTGACCTCCACACTGCCAGTGTGGCGCGCTCCCAGCTGCGCTAATGCCCCGACACTCGTAGATAATACCATAAATCCGCAGGAAAATCAAGTACTATTTTTCCAATTATTCATACTTATTGAAAATTCGTAAATAAAAACTCATCTTTCCCACTTTTAATCCTTAAGGAATTTTATTCTTAATTTAGCTCCTGCTCAAACTTTTGTCACAATTTCCATGTATACTCTTATCCATAACAAGGAATTACTCCTTTTGATATAGATTTCTCTCATACTTAGCCGGCATGGTTCCTTCATGCCGGCTCCTCTCATATTCAGACATTTGCCACTTATCTTTCACCTGAAACATCCAAAGAATACTGTTTTTTCCCTTTATCCCCTTATTAACGGCATTTTCACACATTTTCTCTGCCAGCATATTATACGTTAGAAGCCAGACAAGCTTCTATAAATAAATCTGGAAAGGATGTGTATTATATGGCTTATCCAAAAGTTCATATTGTCAACTCTACGAATTTCAGTGTGAAAGGGAAGGTG
Coding sequences within:
- a CDS encoding MBL fold metallo-hydrolase; its protein translation is MDNWFTIDKTDSNTYIISEYRHWEETHCYLLNGRERSLLIDTGLGISNIFDEVVKLTDKPITAVATHIHWDHIGGHKYFPDFYAHAEELDWLNGKFPLSIETIKEMVADRCNLPDGFDVNDYEFFQGVPSKILTDHDIIDLGGRQVEVFHTPGHSPGHLCFWEKDTGYLFTGDLIYKDILFAYYPSTDPEAYLNSLKKISSLPVKKVFPAHHSLDIQPEILFRMRKAFEQLEADGKLHHGSGTFNYGDWGVWL